TCATCGGATTCATCCACTTGATTTTGATGCATGCGATACAGGCATGAGTGCGACAAGATGGCCGGATTTTAGGCGGCATGGGCGAAATTCATGGATCGTCACTTGACGGTCTGATTCGTTAAGAACATTTGTTCTTAACGATGGTTGCAGGCAGCGAACGACAGCGGCGACATGATCCCGGACGAAGGGATCGGATCGTGGAAATTGCGATGTCCGTGATCGTGGGCGATGGCTTGGCCGGACTAAGCCATCGCAAGGTGGCAGCGGCGGCCGATGTTCCGCTCGGCTCGATCACCTATCACTTCGCCTCCCTTGACGACCTGGCGGAGGAAGCCTTCGACCTCTATGTGACCCGTTGCTCGGATCATTTCGAGCGAGCATTGGCCGCGACCCGCTCATCCAATGAGCTTCCGCGTGTCCTTGCCGCGGAGGTGGCAGCGTATCTGGCTTCTGGAGATCAACTCACCCTTGCGTATGAACTTTATCTTGGATCGGTGCGGAACCAGCGGCTGAGAAGGCTGATGAACCGATGGCTGAGGAATAGCCGCGGCTCGCTTTCGCGATATCTGGACGAAGCCACGGCGCGGGTCGTCGACGCCCTGATTGAGGGTTTGCTGCTTCACACCTTGCTGGAAGATGAGCCCATGGAGACTGCCGAACTGGAGTCTGCCTTCCGGCGCTTGCTCGAAAAATCTGTCTGAATGAATTCCGTTTTATCCGACCCGGAAAAGGTCGCACCCCTTGGTTCCTCAACCACGCTGGCGACGCGGCTTTCCTTTCTTATTCCGGGCGTGGGCATTGCCTGTTGGGCTCCCTTGGTGCCGTATGCGAAAGAGCAGATCCAACTGGATGAGGCGCGCTTGGGGCTTCTTCTCCTCTTCCTTGGTGCCGGATCGGTGATGGCGATGCCTCTGGCCGGAGGAGTCGCCGCGAAAGTGGGGAGCCGCCCGGTGATTGCCGTCGCCTCTCTGGTCATCGCGGCCGTCCTGCCGCTGCTTGCCATTGCCTCATCGGAAGGAGAATTGGCCGCTGCCTTGTTCTTCCTTGGTGCCTCGCTGGGAGCGGTGGATGTGGCGGCAAACATCCACGGCATTGAAGTGGAGAGGCGCGCGGGAAGGCCAATGATGTCGAATTTCCATGGCTTCTATAGCTTTGGTGGCCTCGCCGGATCCGCGGTGATGACGGCACTGCTCTCGGCGGGAGTCCGTCCCTTTGTCGCCACGGTCGCGGTGTCGGTAATCTTGCTGGCGAGCTTGGGACTCGTGGTGCCGAGCTTGCTGAAGATCCGCTCTTCGAATGATACGCCTTTCTTCGTCCGTCCTCGGGGAATCGTGCTGTTGATGGGCATGCTCACCTTCATTGTCTTCCTAATTGAAGGTGCGTTATTGGATTGGAGCGCGGTGATCCTGAAAGAGAATCGCGGGGTTGAAGAGGCGCGAGCGGGAATTGGCTTCGTAATCTTCTCTCTGGCAATGACCGTGACCCGCTTTGCCGGGGATCAGGTGATTGCTCGCTTCGGCGGGAAGAAGGTCTTGCTCGGCGGATCGCTCCTTGCTTCCGCGGGGCTCGGCTTGGTGGTGCTTGCGCCCTGGACCTGGCTGGCGACCGGCGGATTCCTGGTCGTTGGTTTCGGGGCGGCAACCTTGGTGCCTGTTCTCTTCAGTGCGGCTGGCCGTCAGAAGGTGATGCCGGTGGATCTGGCGATCTCCGCACTCAGTATCATGGGATATGCGGGTGTCCTCGCAGGGCCCGCGGCGATTGGCCTCGTGGCGAAGTACCTGAGCCTGCCAGGGGCCTTCGGGCTGCTCGCCCTGATGATCCTCACGGTGGCGCGTTTCTCCCGCCTCGGCTCATCCTAGTGGAGGGTAGCGAGACGGATCAGAAGGATCAGGCTGAGGATGGCGAAGAACACCGCGATGCACTTCCAGAACAACACGGGGTTCCTCTGGATCAAGGGTGCCTGATCTGCATGCCATGGACGCACCTTCATCGGATTCGTCAGGTCGAAAAGCAGCTCGCTGAAGTGCGAGTAGCGGCCTTCCGGCTGGATCGAGCAGGCACGCAGGATGATCGCTTCAAGCCAAGGGGGCACCAGTGGATTGAGCGCGCTGGGTGTTTTCGGATCGCGAAAGACCGGTGTCTGGAAGCGCTCGATCTGTCCGAAAGGCAAGCTTCCAGTCAGTGCTTCGTAGAGTGTCACGCCGATCGCGAAGATTTCCGTTCGCTCGCTGATCGGCGCGTTCTTGAAGCGCTCCGGCGCCAGATAGCTGGCGGTACCGGCCCGGGAGTGATGGGAGAAGACCTCGCAACTGGAGCCAAGGTCAATGAGCTTGAAGAAGACCGAGTCGTAGGACGATCCGATCAGGATGTTCTCCGGCTTGATGTCGCCATGCACGAGGTCGTGCCGAAGGAGGCGCATCCCGGCTTCCACGAGGAAGTTGCCGAGTTGCACCGCTTCGTCGACCTGAAGCCGCCGCTGCTTGAGGAGCATCGCAAGGCCCGGAGCATCGACGAACTCCATGATGTAATAGAGGGAGGATCGTGTCGGGTTCTCCCAAGCTTTTACGAAAGGCGGGTCATTCGAGAAGCGAATCGCATTCCATGTCTCCTTCAGGAAAGCCTGCGTGATGGCCGGTTGATCGATCGCTTCCAGCGGCGCGAACTTCATCACCTGGCGGCAACCTTCCCGCTCGGCAAGCCAGCAGCGGTCGTTCGCGCCGAAGGACCTGAGCAGGCTCCAGCCATCGTGCTTTTGGCCGGAGGCGAGTTTTTCCGGAATCGGAAGTTGGTGATCCTCGCGTCTCTCGGTCCAACCGAGCGATTCCACTTCGATGCGGATCGCCGCGCAGTCGTCGCGCGTTTCATCGGGTGATGCATTGCGCGCGCGCTTGGCGATGTGTCGGGCGCTTGTCTCGGCGAGCAGGCTTTCCCTGAGCTCTTCATCGGAGAGGTGGTGGTGAATGCCATCCGAGCAAAGAAAGAGTACGTCGCCTTGTTCTAGAGAGATCTTAGCCGTGGTGGCGACCAGTGTTTCAGCAGCGCCGAGCGCCTTGGTTAGGCGCAGCGGGTTTTCCGGATCGATGTCATCCTGGGTGAGCAACTGGAACTCGCCACCCCGCAAGAGGTAGAGGCGGGAGTCGCCGACGCCCAGGTAGGTTAGCAGGCCCTCGTCATAGAGTGCGACCACGAGGGTGCAGACCATCTCCGGCCTGCCAAAACGGGCATTCGATTCATTCCAGAGGGTCCGGTTGATCAGGCGCACTGTCTCGCGCAGGGCCTTCCCGGTGGTCCAGCCGAGAGGGTGGCTGCGGTAGTGCGTGGCGATCATCGAGACCGCATGCTCCGCTGCTTCTCGTGCCGCCACGGCCGTGCCCGCGCCATCTGCCAGAGCCGCGATGAAGCCGCTATTCCACGTGGTCACCGAGACCGCGTCTGAAGACGGGCGTCCATCATCCCGGGGCAGTGCGTGGGAGGTGGAGCGGATCTTCATGTATTTGTCCCGGGAGCGCGGAGCCTCCGGCCCGCAGAACGGTAGTTGTCGGTTGGCGACAAGAAAAGGCCTGCGATTGCCAGACGGAGGCGGTCAGATCCGTGCGTCAGCCATCGCACCCCAAGTGGTCCGCCAGCGCGTCTTCACGAGGGCCAATCCGGTCACCGCGACGAAGCACAGTACCGAGAAAGCGATGAAGCCGAGCGCGCAGGATCCGAAACTCTGCTTCGCGAGGCCCAAAGAGGTCGCCAGATAGAAGCCACCCACGCCACCACCGCAACCGACCAGGCCGGTCATCACGCCCATGTCCTTGCCGAAGCGCTGCGGGAGGAGCTGGAAGATCGATCCATTGCACATGCCCAGAGCAGCGCTGACCCCGAGAAAGAGGACCACATTCGGCCAGAAGGAGTGGATACCCGCAGCGACAAGGAGCAAGCCGCCGGCGACGCTGTAAAGAATGAGCATCGAGCGGATCCCGCCGACGCGGTCTGAGATTGCACCGCCGATGGGCCGGGCAAGCGCACCCACGCAGGTGCAGATGGCCGCGAAGTCACCAGCCTTCACTGCGGAGAGTCCGAACTCCGAGCGGAAGTAGAGATTGTAGTAGCTGGCTAGGCCCACGAAGCCGCCGAAGGAGACCGTGTAGTAGAAACAGAACCAGTGAGCGTCCTTTTCCTTCAGCAGGCGGACGTAGTCGGAGAGCTTCTTCTTCGCCACGGTGCCGGGAGCCTCGCGGGAAAAGATCGTGTAGGCTGCGAAGGTGAGCACCGCCGGGATCAGGGCGAAGCCGAAGACGGCCTGCCAACCGAAAATCGAAGCAAGTCGCGGGGCGATCAAGCTATCCAGCACGACACCGACATTTCCCGCTCCAGCGAGTCCGAGCACCACGCCCTGCATGTTGGGTGGATACCAGCGTCCGGCCTGGGGCAGCGCCACCGCGAAGGACGCTCCGGCGATGCCGAGGGTAAAGCCGAAGACCAGCGTGGCTTGGAAATTCTGCAGGCCGAAGACCCAGCCGCAGGTCAGCGAGGCCATGACCAGAAGCTGGGCGATGATCCCCGTGGTCTTCGCCCCGATACGATCGACCAGCA
This portion of the Luteolibacter luteus genome encodes:
- a CDS encoding TetR/AcrR family transcriptional regulator — protein: MSVIVGDGLAGLSHRKVAAAADVPLGSITYHFASLDDLAEEAFDLYVTRCSDHFERALAATRSSNELPRVLAAEVAAYLASGDQLTLAYELYLGSVRNQRLRRLMNRWLRNSRGSLSRYLDEATARVVDALIEGLLLHTLLEDEPMETAELESAFRRLLEKSV
- a CDS encoding MFS transporter codes for the protein MNSVLSDPEKVAPLGSSTTLATRLSFLIPGVGIACWAPLVPYAKEQIQLDEARLGLLLLFLGAGSVMAMPLAGGVAAKVGSRPVIAVASLVIAAVLPLLAIASSEGELAAALFFLGASLGAVDVAANIHGIEVERRAGRPMMSNFHGFYSFGGLAGSAVMTALLSAGVRPFVATVAVSVILLASLGLVVPSLLKIRSSNDTPFFVRPRGIVLLMGMLTFIVFLIEGALLDWSAVILKENRGVEEARAGIGFVIFSLAMTVTRFAGDQVIARFGGKKVLLGGSLLASAGLGLVVLAPWTWLATGGFLVVGFGAATLVPVLFSAAGRQKVMPVDLAISALSIMGYAGVLAGPAAIGLVAKYLSLPGAFGLLALMILTVARFSRLGSS
- a CDS encoding bifunctional protein-serine/threonine kinase/phosphatase, which translates into the protein MKIRSTSHALPRDDGRPSSDAVSVTTWNSGFIAALADGAGTAVAAREAAEHAVSMIATHYRSHPLGWTTGKALRETVRLINRTLWNESNARFGRPEMVCTLVVALYDEGLLTYLGVGDSRLYLLRGGEFQLLTQDDIDPENPLRLTKALGAAETLVATTAKISLEQGDVLFLCSDGIHHHLSDEELRESLLAETSARHIAKRARNASPDETRDDCAAIRIEVESLGWTERREDHQLPIPEKLASGQKHDGWSLLRSFGANDRCWLAEREGCRQVMKFAPLEAIDQPAITQAFLKETWNAIRFSNDPPFVKAWENPTRSSLYYIMEFVDAPGLAMLLKQRRLQVDEAVQLGNFLVEAGMRLLRHDLVHGDIKPENILIGSSYDSVFFKLIDLGSSCEVFSHHSRAGTASYLAPERFKNAPISERTEIFAIGVTLYEALTGSLPFGQIERFQTPVFRDPKTPSALNPLVPPWLEAIILRACSIQPEGRYSHFSELLFDLTNPMKVRPWHADQAPLIQRNPVLFWKCIAVFFAILSLILLIRLATLH
- a CDS encoding MFS transporter is translated as MKLSDLKSSGHWPTLLTAFLYFDFSFMVWTLLGALGPQIAESLHLSAGQKGIMVAVPILGGAVLRLALGLLVDRIGAKTTGIIAQLLVMASLTCGWVFGLQNFQATLVFGFTLGIAGASFAVALPQAGRWYPPNMQGVVLGLAGAGNVGVVLDSLIAPRLASIFGWQAVFGFALIPAVLTFAAYTIFSREAPGTVAKKKLSDYVRLLKEKDAHWFCFYYTVSFGGFVGLASYYNLYFRSEFGLSAVKAGDFAAICTCVGALARPIGGAISDRVGGIRSMLILYSVAGGLLLVAAGIHSFWPNVVLFLGVSAALGMCNGSIFQLLPQRFGKDMGVMTGLVGCGGGVGGFYLATSLGLAKQSFGSCALGFIAFSVLCFVAVTGLALVKTRWRTTWGAMADARI